TTGCAAAGTAGGTGAAGATCAAGTCTGCACCAGCGCGCTTGATCGAACCCAGGGTTTCCCGTACCACGCGGGCTTCATCGATGGCGCCCGCCTGGGCACCGAACTTGATCATCGCGTACTCGCCGCTGACCTGGTACGCCGCCACCGGCAAACGCGAGGCTTCGCGGATGTCGCGGATGATGTCCAGGTAAGCGCCGGCCGGCTTGACCATCAACGCATCGGCGCCTTCCTGCTCATCCAGCAACGATTCACGTACCGCTTCGCGGCGGTTCATCGGGTTCATCTGGTAGCTCTTGCGGTCGCCCTTGAGCGCGCTGCCGCCAGCTTCGCGGAAGGGGCCGTAAAGAGCCGAGGCGAATTTGGTGGAGTAGGCCATGATCGGAATATGGCTGAAACCCGCTTCATCCAGCGCCCGGCGAATCGCCTGCACCTGCCCGTCCATTGCAGCAGACGGCGCGATTACATCGGCACCGGCGCGGGCGGCGGCCACGGCCTGTTTGCCAAGGTTGACCAAGGTGCGGTCGTTGTCGACCTCGGCGCCGTGCATCACGCCACAATGGCCGTGGTCGGTGTACTCGCAGAAGCAGGTGTCGGACATCACGATCATTTCCGGCACCGCGTCCTTGATGATCGAGGACATGCGCGAGACCAGGCCACGCTCTTGCCAGGTGTCACTGCCCGTAGCATCCAGGTGGTGGGACACGCCGAAGGTCATCACCGACTTGATGCCGGCGTTGGCATAGCGTTCGATCTCGAAGGCCAGCTTCGACTCGGGAATGCGCTGCACCCCGGGCATGCTGGTGATCGGTACGAAGTCGTCGATTTCTTCTTCAACGAAGATCGGCAGCACCAGGTCGTTGAGGGTGAACTCACTTTCCTGGAACAAGCCACGCAACTGCGCAGAGCGGCGCAGGCGGCGTGGACGGGCTTCGGGGAACTGGCTGGACATTGATGCTCCTGAAAAAAAGGGCCGAGGCACATAGCTTAAGGGCGAAAGCTTATGCCCGGATTGACCGGGAGCACAAACGTCCGTTCGATAACAGTGCTTTTCTTATTCCGTAACAATGATGTTTGCGGCTATGCTCGGCAAAACAGCAAAGGAGCGCTCGGCATGTTTGATATCCAGAACTACGGCAGTTTTATCGCGGCCATCCTGATCTTCCAGTTGATCCCGGGGCCAGGCACCTTTGCCATCCTGCATGCCACGGCGCGCAATGGCATCCGCGCCGGATTTGGCGCGGTGTTCGGTACGGTGCTGGGCGATTTGATCTTCATGCTCGCTGCTTCCGCAGGCCTAGCGGCCCTGATGAAAGCCAACCCGATGCTGTTCATGGCACTGCAATGGGCCGGTGCGGCTTACCTCTGCTGGATGGGCCTGCAACTGCTGCTCACCCCGGTCAACCGTGATGTGGTCGGCCAAGAACCGCAACGCTCCGGCTGGATCTACTTTCGCCGGGCCATTGCGGTGAGCCTGACCAACCCCAAGGTGATCCTGTTTTTCGTGGCGTTTTTTCCGTTGTTCATCCGCCCGGATTCGCCCAGCAGCACCTTGGTGGCGATGATGGTGCACGTCACGCTGATCGGCTTTGTGTACCAGGCGCTGCTGGTGCTGGTAGGCAACGCGCTGGTGATCCGCCTGCGAACCTTTGCGCTGGCGCGTAAAATCGCAACCCGCGTGGCAGGCCTGGCGTTGATCGGGTTTGGGATCAAGCTGGCCGCCAACAACCGTTAAAGGTTCAACTGCCCTTCAATACACACCGCCACCGCGCCGCCGACCCAGATCTGCTCACCGCTCTGCTCCACGCGGATGCGCCCGGCGCGGCCCATGGCGGTGCCCTGGCTGACCACATAGCGGCTGGGTGCCAGGCCTTCGCCCAGCAACCACTGGGCGACACCGGCATTCAGGCTGCCGGTGGCCGGGTCTTCCGGCGCACCATCGCCGGCAATAAAGGCACGCACTTCAAATTGCGCCTCATCACCATCACGCTCCGGGTTCCATGGGGCAATCACGCCCACGGCCAACCCCTCCAACTGTGAATAGTCCGGACGCAGCGCCAGTACCTGTTCCCGATCAGCCAGCATCACCGCCAGCCAACCCGCGCCGTTATCCACCCACTGGCTGCGCACAATCGCCCCGGGTTCCAGGGCCAATGCCCGTCGAACACGTTCCACCAATTCGGGCTCCAGCGGGCCGGAGCGCAACAGCGGTGGCGCGATAAACGCCAGCTCG
This genomic window from Pseudomonas sp. Bout1 contains:
- a CDS encoding LysE family translocator; this encodes MFDIQNYGSFIAAILIFQLIPGPGTFAILHATARNGIRAGFGAVFGTVLGDLIFMLAASAGLAALMKANPMLFMALQWAGAAYLCWMGLQLLLTPVNRDVVGQEPQRSGWIYFRRAIAVSLTNPKVILFFVAFFPLFIRPDSPSSTLVAMMVHVTLIGFVYQALLVLVGNALVIRLRTFALARKIATRVAGLALIGFGIKLAANNR
- the hemB gene encoding porphobilinogen synthase, yielding MSSQFPEARPRRLRRSAQLRGLFQESEFTLNDLVLPIFVEEEIDDFVPITSMPGVQRIPESKLAFEIERYANAGIKSVMTFGVSHHLDATGSDTWQERGLVSRMSSIIKDAVPEMIVMSDTCFCEYTDHGHCGVMHGAEVDNDRTLVNLGKQAVAAARAGADVIAPSAAMDGQVQAIRRALDEAGFSHIPIMAYSTKFASALYGPFREAGGSALKGDRKSYQMNPMNRREAVRESLLDEQEGADALMVKPAGAYLDIIRDIREASRLPVAAYQVSGEYAMIKFGAQAGAIDEARVVRETLGSIKRAGADLIFTYFAMDLALAGI
- a CDS encoding PhzF family phenazine biosynthesis protein, translating into MPSFDFKQLDVFSDVALKGNPLAVVLGADSLSDQQMADFANWTNLSETTFLLKPRDPRADYRVRIFTTLKELPFAGHPTLGSCHAWLQAGGQPAGEQIVQECEIGLVHIRRQGAELAFIAPPLLRSGPLEPELVERVRRALALEPGAIVRSQWVDNGAGWLAVMLADREQVLALRPDYSQLEGLAVGVIAPWNPERDGDEAQFEVRAFIAGDGAPEDPATGSLNAGVAQWLLGEGLAPSRYVVSQGTAMGRAGRIRVEQSGEQIWVGGAVAVCIEGQLNL